Sequence from the Persephonella sp. genome:
GTTCAAATAATGTATTAATACCTTCTAATGCACGGATGACTGCGATTTTTTTGTTTTGCAAATTGTTCATTTTTAATAAAAGCTGATAAACCCCTTCTGCTGAATAAATCTCAGGGATAAGAGGTCTAAGTCCTTTTTTCTCAAGAAGTTTTGCTGTCTTTTCTCCTGTTGCTATTACAATTTTATCCAATAGTTTTTCCGGGGAAATTTCTTCAAATAAGAATTTAACTGCATTCTGACTGGAGAATATAATAATATCTGCCTGTCCAACAGCCTTTTCCTCAAAATCAATTTTTTCAAATCTAATCGTGGGAAATAAAATAGGTTCAAAGCCTTCTTTTTTAAGAAGCTTTGCTGTCTTTTCTGCCTGTGATTTTTCCCTTGTAATTAAAACTTTCATCATATCCCCGCAGGTAAGAAAAATACAAAATCATCATCCCTCAATTCAAAATTATCTGGAGGATTAACTATACTCTCACCGTCCCTTTCTATAGCTATCGGTAAGTAATTATAATCTCTTGCAAATTTCAGAAGATCTCCAAACGTCTCAAATTTACCTACTTCCTTCAGTTGAACTTTTTTAATTCCCCTTTCTTTATCAACAAGGGTTTTCATAAGCTCTGTTGCTCCTGGGTTTAGAATACTTGAAAAGAGAATTTTCCCTATAATTTTTCCATGAACTATTGTTTCTTTAATCTGTATTCTTTTTTCAAATATGTCTGCATCTTCGTCCAATAGAACTTCCACATATATGTTTGCATTTGGATTAAGATTCTTTACCAGCATTGCCGCAAGAGCTGTCCGTGCATCTATATTCCTTTCTGATAATCCTTCCTCTCTTTCTGCCACTATGACCACATGCTCAGCTTTTTCAATTCCTACTTCAAGTAGATTTGTGTCATATATAAAATCCCCCCTTTTGTAAAAGATATCACGGGGTAGTTCAATACCGAATTCTTTTTTAGGAACATTCGTTACTATGACAACAGGGGTTTCTTTATCAATTCTCATTGATATAATCTGTTCTACTATTTCTTCTGCTGTTTCATTCCATCCACAAATAACTATATGGTGTTCAAGATTATTCATCTTTAGTTCTCCCTCTTTTAGTATTAATAGCCTGTTTACAAGGGCAGCAGATAAAGCACCTGTTAGCGTGGCAACAATAATCAGGCCGCCGCCTATC
This genomic interval carries:
- a CDS encoding uroporphyrinogen-III synthase — protein: MKVLITREKSQAEKTAKLLKKEGFEPILFPTIRFEKIDFEEKAVGQADIIIFSSQNAVKFLFEEISPEKLLDKIVIATGEKTAKLLEKKGLRPLIPEIYSAEGVYQLLLKMNNLQNKKIAVIRALEGINTLFELMKGKADIYPVPVYKTVENIPENQGEIKNLLSSGEIDVVVFTSPSTFKNFIKIIDKSLLRNTKIAVIGATTQKALEEEGITPDIIPSKFTMEEVIKAIKQQLS
- a CDS encoding ion transporter, coding for MDIVLRKKKKNIIPIKRKKALKNWLYNVLENENSAYNQLYDIFALFLIITSTIGVLIELLNLEVKIPPDLNEFLTDYEEVVLWFFVVEYVLRWWVISDFTDDFLEGYTNPECRGKLNRILCGLKQALKPKWQWMKTPYAIIDLIAILPIIRPLRAIRILRVLRLLKIVRYGSALRSIYEALKEESYLFGMIFMLLVLWVVTFSILVYIFEYHYGNKEMFQTMWHALYWGIVTISTVGYGDIHPITTTGRTLASIMIGGGLIIVATLTGALSAALVNRLLILKEGELKMNNLEHHIVICGWNETAEEIVEQIISMRIDKETPVVIVTNVPKKEFGIELPRDIFYKRGDFIYDTNLLEVGIEKAEHVVIVAEREEGLSERNIDARTALAAMLVKNLNPNANIYVEVLLDEDADIFEKRIQIKETIVHGKIIGKILFSSILNPGATELMKTLVDKERGIKKVQLKEVGKFETFGDLLKFARDYNYLPIAIERDGESIVNPPDNFELRDDDFVFFLPAGI